The Tripterygium wilfordii isolate XIE 37 chromosome 5, ASM1340144v1, whole genome shotgun sequence genome window below encodes:
- the LOC119998475 gene encoding importin-4, translating into MAQSLELLLIQFLMPDNDARRQAEEQIKRLAKDPQVVPALVQHLRTAKTPNVRQLAAVLLRKKITGHWAKLSPQLKHLVKQSLIESITVEHSPPVRRASANVVSIIAKYAVPAGEWPDLLPFLFQCSQSAQEDHREVALILFSSLTETIGNTFQPYFADLQALLLKCLQDETSNRVRVAALKAVGSFLEFINDEVQVVKFREFIPSILNVSRQCIASGEEDIAIIAFEIFDELIESPAPLLGDSVKSIVQFSLEVCSSQNLESSTRHQAIQIVSWLAKYKPNSLKKYKLVIPILQVMCPLLAESTDADEDDDLAPDRAAAEVIDTMALNLSKHVFTPVLEFASLSSQSANPKFREASATALGVISEGCLELMKDKLEPVLHIVLGALRDSEQVVRGAASFALGQFAEHLQPEIVSHYESVLPCIMNALEDGSDEVKEKSYYALAAFCEDMGEEILTFLGPLMGKLMTALQNSPRNLQETCMSAIGSVASAAEKAFVPYAERVLELMKIFMVLTNDEDLRSRARATELVGIVAMSVGRLRMEPILPPFIEAALSGFGLDFSELREYTHGFFSNVAEILDDGFMQYLPRVVPLAFSSCNLDDGSAVDIDQSDDENMNGLGGVSSDDEAHDEPRVRNISVRTGVLDEKAAATQALGLFALHTKSSYAPYLEESLKILIRHSGYFHEDVRLQAIIALKHILTAAHATFQNHNEGPAKMKEILDAVMKIYIKSMTEDDDKEVVSQVCTSVTDIIKDYGYPAIESYMSPLVDATLVLLREESACQQSHEDSDIDDNDDAEHDEVLMDAVSDLLPAFAKSMGSHFAPIFVKLFEPLMKFARASRPPQDRTMVVATLAEVAQNMGAPIAGYVDRLMLLVLKELASSEATNRRNAAFCVGELCKNGGEPTLKYYNDILRGLYPLFGESEPDDAVRDNAAGAVARMIMVYPQSIPLNQVLPVFLKVLPLKEDHEESMAVYSCVSALVLSSNPQILSLVPELVNLFAQVVVSPIETSEVKSQIGKAFSHLMSLYGHQMQPLLSSLSPALANALAAFAPKS; encoded by the exons ATGGCGCAGTCGCTCGAATTGTTGTTGATTCAGTTCTTGATGCCCGATAACGATGCAAGGAGGCAGGCAGAGGAGCAGATAAAGAGGCTCGCAAAGGATCCACAGGTGGTACCGGCGCTGGTGCAGCACCTCCGCACTGCCAAGACTCCCAACGTCCGCCAGCTCGCTGCCGTCCTCCTTCGCAAGAAGATCACCGGCCACTGGGCTAAGCTCTCCCCTCAACTTAAGCATCTTGTAAAGCAGTCCCTTATCGAGAGCATCACTGTGGAGCACAG TCCCCCAGTGAGACGTGCGAGTGCTAATGTTGTGAGCATCATTGCTAAGTATGCTGTTCCGGCTGGAGAGTGGCCCGATTTGTTGCCTTTTCTGTTCCAGTGCAGTCAAAGTGCACAGGAAGACCATAGAGAA GTGGCATTGATCCTCTTCAGCTCCTTGACTGAAACAATTGGGAATACCTTTCAACCTTATTTTGCAGATTTGCAAGCGCTTTTGCTCAAATGCCTACAGGATGAGACTAGCAATCGTGTTAGAGTCGCTGCTCTCAA GGCAGTGGGATCTTTTTTAGAATTTATAAATGACGAAGTTCAAGTG GTTAAGTTCCGAGAGTTCATTCCAAGCATTTTAAATGTGTCAAGACAATGCATTGCCTCTGGTGAGGAGGATATTGCCATAAttgcttttgaaatttttgatgaACTGATTGAATCGCCAGCACCTCTTCTTGGGGATTCTGTTAAATCTATTGTGCAATTCTCTCTTGAAGTTTGCTCTAGTCAGAATTTGGAATCAAGTACTCGTCATCAG GCTATTCAGATAGTTTCATGGCTTGCAAAATACAAACCCAATTCCCTAAAAAAGTATAAGTTGGTGATTCCCATTCTGCAAGTCATGTGCCCTCTGCTTGCAGAATCAACTGAtgcagatgaagatgatgatcttgCTCCAGATAGAGCTGCTGCAGAAGTGATCGATACTATGGCTTTAAACCTCTCAAAGCATGTGTTTACCCCTGTTCTCGAGTTCGCATCTTTAAGCAGTCAGAGTGCAAATCCCAAGTTTCGGGAAGCTTCTGCCACAGCTCTAGGTGTCATTTCAGAGGGTTGCTTGGAGTTGATGAAAGACAAACTGGAACCTGTTCTTCATATTGTTTTAGGTGCTTTGAGGGATTCAGAACAAGTCGTAAGAGGGGCTGCCTCATTTGCATTGGGTCAATTTGCAGAGCATTTGCAGCCTGAAATTGTTTCACACTATGAAAGTGTTCTTCCCTGCATTATGAATGCACTTGAGGATGGATCTGATGAAGTAAAG GAAAAATCTTACTATGCTTTAGCAGCATTTTGTGAGGATATGGGTGAGGAAATCCTTACTTTTCTTGGTCCTTTGATGGGAAAGCTGATGACAGCCCTCCAAAATAGTCCTCGTAATTTGCAGGAAACATGCATG TCTGCCATTGGTTCAGTTGCTTCTGCTGCAGAGAAAGCTTTCGTTCCATATGCTGAAAGAGTCTTGGAGctgatgaaaattttcatgGTGCTTACCAATGATGAGGATCTCCGCTCACGAGCCAGGGCAACGGAGCTTGTTGGAATAGTTGCCATGTCTGTTGGGAGATTGAGGATGGAGCCGATTTTACCACCTTTCATAGAAGCTGCACTTTCA GGTTTTGGACTAGATTTCAGTGAACTTCGAGAGTACACTCATGGATTCTTCAGCAATGTAGCAGAAATCCTGGATGATGGGTTTATGCAG TATCTTCCTCGTGTTGTACCCCTTGCATTTTCTTCTTGCAATCTTGATGATGGCTCTGCTGTGGATATCGATCAGTCTGACGATGAAAATATGAATGGACTTGGTGGAGTCTCATCTGATGATGAAGCTCATGATGAGCCTAGAGTTCGAAATATTAGTGTGAGGACTGGAGTATTGGATGAAAAGGCAGCTGCTACTCAAGCTCTTGGCTTATTCGCATTGCATACTAAGAGTTCTTATGCACC ATATTTGGAGGAGTCACTAAAGATTTTGATAAGACATTCCGGATATTTCCATGAAGATGTTCGACTTCAGGCAATCATTGCTTTGAAAC ATATCTTGACAGCGGCACATGCAACTTTCCAGAATCATAAT GAAGGGCCAGCAAAGATGAAGGAAATTCTAG ATGCTGTGATGAAAATATATATCAAGAGTATGACTGAAGATGATGACAAGGAAGTTGTTTCCCAAGTGTGCACGAGCGTAACTGACATTATTAAGGATTATGGTTATCCGGCTATTGAGTCTT ATATGTCCCCGCTTGTTGATGCAACTTTGGTATTGCTCCGAGAAGAATCAGCTTGTCAGCAATCACACGAAGATAGTGATATTGATGACAATGATGATGCTGAACATGATGAAGTACTAATGGATGCAGTTTCAGATCTCCTTCCTGCATTTGCAAAGTCAATGGGTTCTCACTTTGCGCCTATCTTCGTGAAGCTATTCGAACCTTTGATGAAATTTGCG AGAGCTTCACGCCCTCCTCAAGATCGGACCATGGTTGTTGCTACCCTTGCTGAAGTGGCTCAAAACATGGGTGCACCAATTGCTGGCTATGTTGAT cgGCTGATGCTCTTGGTACTCAAAGAGCTGGCATCATCAGAGGCAACCAATAGAAGGAATGCTGCATTCTGCGTTGGAGAATTGTGCAAAAATGGTGGCGAGCCAACTTTGAA ATATTACAACGATATATTACGTGGACTGTACCCCTTGTTTGGTGAATCAGAGccggatgatgctgtcagggaCAATGCTGCAGGTGCTGTGGCAAGGATGATAATGGTGTACCCCCAGTCAATCCCATTAAATCAG GTCCTTCCCGTTTTCTTGAAAGTTCTTCCACTAAAAGAAGATCACGAGGAGTCTATGGCTGTTTATAGCTGTGTTTCTGCTCTTGTTTTGTCTTCGAATCCTCAG attctctctcttgttcctgAACTGGTCAATCTTTTCGCTCAAGTTGTGGTGTCTCCAATTGAAACTTCTGAAGTTAAATCGCAAATTGGCAAAGCTTTTTCCCACCTGATGTCACTCTATGGCCATCAAATGCAACCATTACTAAGCAGCCTCTCACCTGCACTTGCCAATGCCCTGGCTGCATTTGCTCCAAAAAGCTGA